One Gordonia pseudamarae genomic window, CAGAATGGTCGCGGCGTAGAGCGCGATACCCAGGGTGAGCAGGGCGGCACCACCATCGGCCGCCGCGATGTCGATTGTCGTCACAGGATGTCCTGAGCCCGTCGCGGATCGCCGGGATTCGCGACGCGGCGTCGGGTCCTACGGGTCAGAAGACCTGGCTCATGACGTCGGAGAGAAACGCGTACAGAGCCGGCTGTGACCGGATGAAATCCCAAATCGCTTGTTCGAACATGGACTGTCCCTCCTGAGTGATCGTGATGACGACGGACCTCACAGTATCGCCCGTATCCTGTGCCTGGTTATCGGGTCCTGATGAGCCGGCCCGTGGTCCCGGTTATCGTCTGTCCTGCCACGTCGTCCGGTCGAGCCGGTGGACCAGGCAGTCATCGCCGTCGAACGATCGCCGCCCGACCACACGGAATCCGAGTCGCTGATAGAAGCGGTGCGCGTCGGTGTTCGAGTTCAGCGGATCGATGATGATCGCCACCGTCGACGGGTCGGCGAAGGCGCCGTCGATCACCTGGGTCATCATCGAGGTGCCGTATCCGCGGCCCAGCGCATCCCTCTCGCCGATCCAGATGTCGATGGCCCGAAGATGGGGTTCCACCTCGCCCCAATAGTGGGTCGGTTCGGCCAGCGGATCGATCACCTGCATCGCCCCGATCGGCCGCCCGTCGACCTCCGCGATCAGGTGGTAGTCGGCATCACCGGCCCCGGTGATCTCCTGCGCCCAGTCGGTATTATCGAAAGCTGTTGTGGCGGCAGGGTTGTCGGTGCTGCAAGCGATGACGTGCGGTTCCCGGTCCCACTTCTGGAGAATCGGCACGTCATCCAGTGTCGCGGGGCGCAGCGTTACCTCGTGCGGTGAAGGGCCCATCGACACAGCCTACGTCGGCCCGGCATGTCCTGTAGGACGTTGCGGCGGAGCCGCACGCCGCGAGGTGGAGCCCCGGAATGGAGTGCGTATGTGCTCTGCGGAAGCGTGCCGAAACCGCTTCCACCTGCGGTCATCTGGTGCCCCTAGTCGGACTCGAACCGACACTCGGCGGATTTTAAGTCCGCTGCCTCTGCCAATTGGGCTATAGGGGCGAACACCGCACGCATCGGCCCGGTGGCCTTCCAGGCTAGGGCAGAGCTCGCGGCCGGTTGGTGGCGGGGTGGGCCAGGAGGTGCGCGTCGGTGAATCCTGTTCAGTCGGGTATCGGGTCGCGTTCAATGGGGCACGACATGCAACGTGGTCCGCCGCGGCCCCGGCCCAGTTCATTGCCGGCGATCGGAATCACCTGGATACCGTTGTCGCTGAGAAACTTGTTGGTGGTGATGTTGCGTTCGTATCCGATCACCACGCCGGGGGCCGCGGCCAGAAAATTGTTGCCGTCGTCCCACTGCGCCCGCGCGGCCTCCAGCCGGTCGATCGGGGCGCGCAGCACCCGTAGGTCGTCTACGCCGAGTGCCTCGGCGACCACCGGCCACAGATCGTTGTTCTCGGTGACCGTATAGCCACGGGATTCGTTGGTGCGCAACGTGAACGAGCGTAGCGACGCCGGCAGGTAGGGGTAGACGCTGAACGCGTCGCGGTCAACCTGGGTCATCGCGGTGTCCAGGTGCATGAACGCGCGTTCGCGGGGCAGTTCGACGACGATCGCGGTATGCACGTTGCCGCTGCGGAACAGCGCTGAGGCCAATACCTCAATACCCTGCGGTGCGGTCCGTTCGCTCAGGCCGATCATCACGTGTCCGTTGCCGATCACGAGAATGTCACCGCCTTCGATGGTGGCGGGCGCGTGGTATCCGGCGTCGTTGCCGTAGTAGAAATCGAATGACTCGGCGGTGAACATCGGATGAAAGTTGTAGATCACCTGCGAGTTGATCGTTTCGCGCTGCCGGGCCGGTTTGGCCATCGGATTGATGCTGACGCCGGAATAGATCCAGGCCGAATTGTCACGCTGAAAAAGGTGGTTGGGGAGCGGGGCGAGCAGGAAATCGTCGTCGTCGAGATAGGACAGCAGCAGGCTCGACGTGCCGTGCAGATGCGGGGCGATCTCGCGTTTGAGGAGTCCGCCGATAAGGATCTCGGCGAGTTCGCCCGCGTCGTGGGTGCTCAGGAACTCCTTGAGGGGATCGCTGAGCGCCGGACCGAACAGCGACGGTGTGGTGAGCCGCTCGCGCAGGAAGT contains:
- a CDS encoding GNAT family N-acetyltransferase, with the protein product MGPSPHEVTLRPATLDDVPILQKWDREPHVIACSTDNPAATTAFDNTDWAQEITGAGDADYHLIAEVDGRPIGAMQVIDPLAEPTHYWGEVEPHLRAIDIWIGERDALGRGYGTSMMTQVIDGAFADPSTVAIIIDPLNSNTDAHRFYQRLGFRVVGRRSFDGDDCLVHRLDRTTWQDRR
- a CDS encoding arginine deiminase, producing MAFHVDSEVGPLRQVILHKPGVELLRLTPSNVDDLLFDDIMWAERAREEHEAFAQVLRDLGTRVHSYHRLLTEAIDVDGARDFLRERLTTPSLFGPALSDPLKEFLSTHDAGELAEILIGGLLKREIAPHLHGTSSLLLSYLDDDDFLLAPLPNHLFQRDNSAWIYSGVSINPMAKPARQRETINSQVIYNFHPMFTAESFDFYYGNDAGYHAPATIEGGDILVIGNGHVMIGLSERTAPQGIEVLASALFRSGNVHTAIVVELPRERAFMHLDTAMTQVDRDAFSVYPYLPASLRSFTLRTNESRGYTVTENNDLWPVVAEALGVDDLRVLRAPIDRLEAARAQWDDGNNFLAAAPGVVIGYERNITTNKFLSDNGIQVIPIAGNELGRGRGGPRCMSCPIERDPIPD